The Methylomagnum ishizawai genome has a window encoding:
- a CDS encoding AAC(3) family N-acetyltransferase, translating into MDFNQPWNLPMRHPLSVYARSIQRDACRLSAKIQRRLRKFTQENGDNTPKPSRAARVIVDKAAIATALTDLGLGSGDTVMVHSGISNLGKITGGPQAVFNLIAEQVGGEGHMLYPVFPFNTLMYGYLASHPVFDAANSPSKMGSLSEYALRTPGGQRSLHPSHSILAFGPRAGYFVGEHHLCRTPFADLSPFARLVEAKGKILLIGVDLNSTTSFHRTEDRMGNDFPVKVYADEIFEVSCVDTQGQGYKVITQAHDPFISRIRDCELVRNAFIRAGVIREAKVGSGVLALIDAALMDQTLENLWRQERFTIYGRIWG; encoded by the coding sequence ATGGACTTCAACCAGCCCTGGAACCTACCCATGCGCCACCCCCTCTCGGTCTATGCCAGATCCATCCAGCGCGACGCCTGCCGCTTATCGGCGAAAATCCAACGCCGTCTGCGCAAGTTTACGCAGGAAAACGGCGATAATACCCCCAAGCCATCCCGTGCGGCCCGAGTTATCGTCGATAAAGCGGCCATCGCCACGGCCTTGACCGACCTGGGCTTGGGTTCCGGGGATACCGTCATGGTCCATAGCGGGATCAGCAATCTCGGCAAAATAACCGGCGGGCCGCAGGCGGTATTCAATCTCATCGCCGAGCAAGTCGGCGGTGAAGGACATATGCTATATCCGGTATTTCCCTTCAATACCTTGATGTATGGATATCTAGCTTCGCATCCGGTATTCGACGCCGCCAATTCGCCCAGCAAAATGGGCTCGCTGAGCGAATATGCGCTCCGAACCCCAGGAGGGCAACGCAGCCTGCATCCTAGCCATTCGATATTGGCTTTCGGACCACGCGCCGGGTATTTCGTGGGGGAACACCACCTATGCCGAACCCCCTTCGCCGACCTATCCCCCTTCGCGCGGCTGGTGGAAGCGAAAGGCAAGATACTACTGATCGGGGTGGACTTGAATAGCACCACCAGCTTCCACCGTACCGAGGACCGGATGGGAAATGATTTTCCGGTGAAGGTCTATGCGGATGAGATATTCGAGGTTTCCTGCGTAGATACCCAAGGACAGGGATATAAAGTCATTACCCAGGCGCATGATCCATTCATTTCCAGGATTCGCGACTGCGAATTGGTAAGGAACGCATTTATACGGGCAGGAGTGATACGCGAGGCCAAGGTCGGCAGCGGTGTCCTGGCATTAATCGATGCCGCCTTAATGGATCAAACACTGGAAAACCTTTGGCGGCAGGAACGCTTCACCATATATGGCCGGATTTGGGGTTGA
- a CDS encoding transposase, whose amino-acid sequence MLELFRQKMPLSCLLHGLLERCFAAERLDRIFLENAKEQYTREILFSTVCDLMLSVVLKVHPSINAAYQKHPEPLGVTVSALYEKLKGVELSVSQALLRDTSEDLSDILDALGFTPEPWLPGYPVRLLDGNCLAASEKRLAVHREVGGAALPGKSLVVFDPERRLMRDVFPCEDGHAQERRLLDAVAGIPKAGELWIADRNFCTVGFLDRLQGRNAHALMRLHLNLPLTEETLFSQAGEQGGGRLLEKRVGVAGRPYRLVRVELEQPTRDGDAFVDILTDLPADIPAATVADLYRRRWTLETAFQHVEKHFKSEIETLAYPKAALFGFALALVAYNLFSVMISALDCAHGKPVSKDISGYYLSHEIAATFLALIQLSGVGDWLFVSEQTPAEFAAWLRETARNIPLRTLKKHPRGPKKPIDKPPYDPKQPHVSTYQLLRKKKQSL is encoded by the coding sequence ATGCTAGAGCTATTCCGCCAGAAAATGCCCCTGTCCTGCCTGCTGCACGGCCTACTGGAACGCTGCTTTGCGGCGGAGAGGCTGGACAGGATTTTCCTGGAGAACGCGAAGGAGCAATACACGCGGGAAATCCTATTTTCGACGGTGTGCGACCTCATGCTGAGCGTGGTCCTCAAGGTCCATCCCTCGATCAACGCGGCCTACCAGAAACACCCGGAACCCCTGGGGGTAACGGTATCCGCGCTCTACGAGAAACTCAAGGGCGTTGAATTATCCGTGTCCCAAGCCCTGCTGCGCGATACCTCGGAAGACCTGTCGGATATTCTCGATGCCCTGGGTTTCACCCCCGAACCCTGGTTGCCGGGTTATCCGGTCCGCCTCCTCGACGGCAACTGTCTGGCGGCGAGCGAGAAACGCCTCGCCGTCCACCGCGAGGTCGGCGGTGCCGCGTTGCCGGGCAAGTCGCTGGTGGTGTTCGACCCGGAGCGCCGCCTGATGCGGGACGTGTTCCCTTGCGAGGACGGACATGCCCAGGAGCGCCGCCTGCTCGACGCCGTGGCCGGTATCCCCAAGGCCGGCGAACTGTGGATCGCCGACCGCAACTTCTGCACCGTGGGATTCCTCGACCGGCTCCAGGGCCGGAACGCCCACGCCTTGATGCGCTTGCACCTGAACCTGCCGCTGACCGAGGAAACCCTGTTTTCCCAGGCCGGGGAACAGGGCGGCGGGCGGCTTTTGGAAAAGCGGGTCGGCGTGGCCGGGCGGCCCTATCGCCTCGTCCGCGTCGAACTCGAACAACCCACCCGCGACGGCGATGCCTTCGTCGATATCCTGACCGACCTCCCGGCGGACATACCCGCCGCCACCGTCGCCGACCTCTACCGCAGGCGCTGGACCCTGGAAACCGCGTTCCAACACGTCGAAAAACATTTCAAGTCCGAGATCGAAACCCTGGCCTATCCCAAGGCCGCCCTGTTCGGATTCGCCCTGGCCCTGGTCGCCTATAACCTCTTCTCGGTCATGATCTCGGCGCTGGACTGCGCCCATGGAAAACCCGTGTCCAAGGATATCTCCGGGTATTATCTCTCCCACGAGATCGCCGCCACTTTCCTCGCGCTCATCCAACTCAGCGGGGTCGGCGACTGGCTGTTCGTCTCCGAACAAACCCCGGCGGAATTCGCCGCGTGGCTGCGCGAAACCGCCCGGAACATCCCGTTGCGTACCCTCAAAAAGCATCCGCGCGGCCCGAAAAAGCCCATCGACAAACCGCCCTACGACCCGAAACAGCCACATGTCTCGACATATCAATTACTTAGGAAGAAGAAGCAGTCACTTTGA
- a CDS encoding class I SAM-dependent methyltransferase translates to MNPIPWRIRAAISRHFPLVYHLAANLFGRHQSPGYWDARLAETWHLRTWPTKNALIARYTPLDAAILDIACGNGSILRDLKARGYGDLSGIEISEYAVGRLREEGFTMYPGKVPYLPVPDAGFDAIIASQILEHVIRRDVFANEIKRALKPGGQAFFFVPDDCLGPIDEPEHVVQFNARTFEAFLVRHFEVISIERIKDENFSMPILFGRVRPRNT, encoded by the coding sequence ATGAACCCGATACCTTGGCGCATCAGGGCCGCGATCTCGCGGCATTTCCCGCTGGTATACCACTTGGCCGCGAACCTCTTCGGAAGGCACCAATCACCCGGTTATTGGGACGCCCGCCTCGCGGAAACCTGGCATCTTAGGACCTGGCCGACCAAAAACGCGCTGATCGCACGGTATACCCCCCTGGATGCGGCCATCCTCGATATCGCCTGCGGCAACGGCAGTATACTCCGCGACCTCAAAGCACGCGGCTATGGCGATCTCTCAGGCATTGAGATTTCCGAGTACGCCGTCGGTCGTCTACGGGAAGAAGGCTTCACAATGTACCCAGGAAAAGTACCTTATTTGCCGGTGCCCGATGCGGGCTTCGACGCGATCATCGCTTCCCAGATACTCGAGCATGTTATCCGCCGGGATGTTTTCGCCAACGAAATCAAACGCGCCTTGAAGCCGGGTGGACAAGCCTTTTTCTTTGTCCCAGACGATTGCCTCGGCCCCATCGACGAGCCGGAACATGTCGTCCAGTTCAACGCCCGCACTTTCGAGGCATTCCTCGTCCGGCACTTCGAGGTGATCTCGATAGAACGCATCAAAGACGAGAATTTCAGCATGCCGATATTATTTGGCCGGGTCCGCCCAAGAAACACCTAG
- a CDS encoding lipopolysaccharide biosynthesis protein: MNLRTQVLSALKWTLIGRLSSQIVSWAITIVVMRLLAPNDYGLVAMTTIFSGLFAFIAEIGLGYSLVQSKEVSTRQTRQVFAVVLTSNFCVSALLAFGVAPLASWFFAEPRIEAVMQVISLQFIPAAFAVIPNATLDRAMRYRERAFIDFSSHFLGALLILFLAREGYGALSLVWGTVFQTTFRAIGLNCISPYFHLPLFRFSGSGQIIRFGRDVAATQFIFYIYSQADSFVIGKLLGGHDLGLYSVSMNLASMPASRFSAILNQVAFPAMSKVKRDGGNVNQYLLKSLRGISLLSFPVMWGMSCVSPELVAGLLGGQWLEATDSLALLCLIMPLRVLSPIINAGLQSVGRADVSFRNTVSTAIVMCAAFVVGCQAGLPGMALAWISAFPLVFLANVALSRRHLDLTLSAVILAFLKPLFASLLMYGAVWGMREGLASLAVPPALHALTLLPLPRLGILVFTGALAYLLGNLLFNRTGLAEVMGLLRPARLETSS, from the coding sequence GTGAACCTCCGCACCCAAGTATTGTCCGCGCTCAAGTGGACTTTAATCGGTAGATTAAGCTCGCAGATCGTGTCTTGGGCCATTACCATCGTCGTGATGCGCCTACTGGCTCCCAACGATTATGGACTGGTGGCGATGACCACCATATTCAGCGGATTATTCGCCTTCATCGCCGAAATCGGGCTGGGCTATAGCCTCGTGCAATCGAAAGAGGTTTCAACCCGACAAACCCGGCAGGTTTTCGCCGTCGTATTGACTTCGAATTTTTGCGTGTCCGCGCTCCTGGCCTTCGGGGTCGCGCCGCTCGCGTCATGGTTTTTCGCGGAGCCACGCATAGAGGCGGTCATGCAAGTCATCAGCTTGCAATTCATCCCCGCCGCGTTCGCGGTCATCCCCAACGCGACCCTGGACCGTGCGATGCGCTACCGGGAACGGGCGTTCATCGACTTTTCGTCCCATTTCCTCGGCGCTTTGCTCATACTTTTCCTGGCCCGCGAGGGATATGGCGCTTTATCCTTGGTTTGGGGCACGGTATTCCAAACCACATTCCGGGCGATAGGGTTAAACTGCATCAGCCCCTATTTCCACCTACCCTTATTCCGTTTTTCCGGCAGTGGCCAGATCATCCGGTTCGGGCGGGACGTGGCGGCCACCCAGTTCATATTCTATATCTATTCCCAAGCCGATTCGTTCGTGATCGGAAAACTGCTGGGGGGCCACGACCTCGGACTATATTCCGTCTCGATGAACCTGGCATCGATGCCCGCATCGCGCTTTTCCGCCATCCTCAACCAAGTGGCTTTTCCCGCCATGTCCAAGGTCAAGCGTGACGGTGGCAATGTCAACCAATACCTATTGAAAAGCCTGCGTGGTATCAGCCTGCTATCCTTCCCCGTCATGTGGGGCATGTCGTGCGTGTCCCCGGAACTCGTGGCCGGGTTGCTCGGCGGGCAATGGCTGGAAGCGACCGACTCGCTCGCGCTGCTCTGCCTCATCATGCCACTGCGGGTGCTGAGCCCGATCATAAACGCCGGGCTGCAATCGGTCGGACGCGCCGATGTGAGCTTCCGCAACACGGTTTCGACCGCCATCGTGATGTGCGCCGCGTTCGTCGTCGGCTGCCAAGCCGGCCTGCCGGGCATGGCGCTGGCCTGGATATCCGCGTTCCCGCTGGTCTTCCTCGCCAATGTGGCCCTCTCCCGCCGGCACCTCGACTTGACCCTGTCCGCGGTGATCCTGGCGTTTTTGAAGCCCCTGTTCGCCAGCCTGCTGATGTACGGCGCGGTGTGGGGTATGCGCGAGGGCCTGGCCTCCTTGGCGGTGCCGCCAGCACTTCACGCCCTAACCCTGCTGCCCCTGCCCCGGCTGGGAATACTGGTATTCACCGGCGCGCTGGCTTATCTGCTGGGGAACCTGCTGTTCAACCGTACGGGACTGGCCGAAGTGATGGGCCTGCTGCGGCCCGCCAGGCTCGAAACGTCCTCTTGA
- a CDS encoding putative O-glycosylation ligase, exosortase A system-associated: MRDIALVVIFCLVLLRVFKEPLYGVLLWNWVSFMNPHRLAYGFAYSFPFALISAVVTIPLAFGARRKINPMSAAAIGMCVLWAWMAVTSAYAMIPDEAWIQYKKVSKIFFMAIVTGMLLVDKAAINKMIAVVVGSFGYYGVKGGIFTIITGGTQRVWGPSGSFVEGNNEVAVALLMTAPFFYYLSSQVRQRFLRLALLAGMGLTVVAAAGTQSRGALLAGCAMLFYFWFKVKNKFRIALLGGLLVGVILAMMPAAWYQRMHTIETYQQDASAMSRLQAWTVATRIAQDRLTGGGFELWSVNAYTLYSPEGFYRNSQGGAFDVHSIYFEILGEHGFPGLIAYLTIWWLVFRDTRWITAKAKGVAALQWAGDLARMTQVSLIAYATGGAFLGLAYFDLPWCLLFIVGAVKTAVGKEIAASAAGVGVGVDAASGHPATQAGFVRTRQGGA, encoded by the coding sequence ATGCGTGATATCGCTTTGGTCGTGATTTTTTGCCTGGTCCTGCTCAGGGTCTTCAAGGAGCCCCTTTACGGCGTCCTGTTGTGGAACTGGGTATCCTTCATGAATCCGCATCGCTTGGCCTACGGGTTCGCCTATTCGTTCCCGTTCGCCCTGATCTCCGCGGTCGTGACGATACCCTTGGCCTTCGGCGCCAGGCGGAAGATCAATCCGATGTCCGCCGCCGCGATTGGGATGTGCGTGCTGTGGGCGTGGATGGCGGTCACCTCTGCGTATGCGATGATCCCGGACGAGGCCTGGATCCAGTACAAGAAGGTTTCGAAGATATTTTTCATGGCCATCGTCACCGGGATGCTGCTGGTGGATAAGGCCGCGATCAATAAGATGATCGCGGTGGTCGTGGGTTCGTTCGGATATTACGGGGTGAAAGGGGGGATATTCACCATAATAACCGGGGGGACACAGCGGGTTTGGGGGCCGAGCGGATCCTTCGTGGAAGGGAATAACGAGGTCGCCGTCGCCCTGCTGATGACGGCGCCTTTCTTTTATTATTTGTCGTCGCAGGTGCGGCAGCGGTTTCTGAGGTTGGCCCTGCTGGCCGGCATGGGTTTGACCGTGGTCGCCGCCGCCGGGACGCAATCGCGTGGCGCCCTCTTGGCGGGCTGCGCGATGCTGTTCTACTTCTGGTTCAAGGTCAAGAACAAGTTCAGGATCGCGTTGCTGGGGGGATTGCTGGTCGGGGTGATCCTCGCCATGATGCCGGCCGCATGGTACCAGCGCATGCATACCATCGAAACCTACCAGCAAGATGCGTCCGCGATGAGCCGGCTCCAAGCCTGGACCGTGGCGACAAGGATCGCCCAGGACAGGCTGACCGGGGGGGGCTTCGAACTGTGGTCGGTCAATGCGTATACCTTATATTCGCCCGAGGGTTTCTACAGGAATTCCCAGGGCGGCGCGTTCGACGTGCATAGTATTTATTTCGAGATACTCGGCGAGCATGGTTTCCCAGGGTTGATCGCCTATTTGACCATATGGTGGCTGGTGTTCAGGGATACCCGTTGGATAACCGCGAAAGCCAAGGGCGTCGCGGCCTTGCAATGGGCCGGGGATTTGGCGCGGATGACACAGGTTTCCCTGATCGCCTATGCGACCGGCGGCGCGTTCCTGGGGTTGGCGTATTTCGATTTGCCTTGGTGCCTGCTCTTCATCGTGGGCGCGGTCAAGACCGCCGTCGGCAAGGAAATAGCGGCTTCCGCCGCTGGCGTAGGCGTAGGCGTGGACGCGGCCTCCGGCCACCCCGCCACGCAGGCGGGTTTCGTCAGGACGAGGCAGGGCGGCGCTTGA
- a CDS encoding sigma-54 interaction domain-containing protein, translated as MFQRLIGQSPNFEALLRSARMVAATDVTVLVVGETGTGKEVLAQALQQHSPRADKPFITLNCAALPESLAESELFGHRKGAFTGAIGNQLGRLQAADSGTVFLDEVDSLPVALQAKLLRFLETGEIQPVGETQTSRVNVRILAATNSNLQEKIARGEFRRDLYYRLNVVPLEIPPLRERMGDIQVLLQHFMRQFAEEHRLPEASFSKVALNRLSAYHWPGNVRELRNVCERLSILLAGRVIEENNLPSEIINRVPVQKPLFDLPELGIDLEKVEMDLIRQALNRTNGNRSRSARLLGISRDTLLYRMQKYGIS; from the coding sequence ATGTTTCAAAGATTGATCGGCCAGTCGCCGAATTTCGAGGCTTTGCTGCGGAGTGCCAGGATGGTGGCCGCGACCGATGTGACGGTACTGGTGGTCGGCGAAACCGGTACCGGCAAGGAAGTATTGGCCCAGGCGTTGCAGCAGCATAGCCCCCGCGCCGACAAACCGTTCATCACCCTCAATTGCGCCGCCCTGCCGGAATCCCTGGCCGAATCCGAATTGTTCGGCCACAGGAAGGGCGCGTTCACCGGGGCCATCGGCAACCAACTCGGGCGTTTGCAGGCCGCCGACAGCGGCACGGTGTTCCTGGACGAGGTGGATTCCCTGCCCGTGGCCTTGCAGGCCAAGCTGCTGCGCTTCCTGGAAACCGGCGAAATCCAGCCGGTGGGCGAAACCCAGACCTCCAGGGTCAATGTCCGCATCCTGGCCGCCACCAACTCCAACCTCCAAGAAAAGATCGCCAGGGGCGAATTCCGCCGCGACCTCTATTACCGGCTCAATGTCGTCCCCTTGGAAATCCCGCCGCTGCGCGAGCGCATGGGCGATATCCAGGTCTTGTTACAGCATTTCATGCGCCAGTTCGCCGAGGAGCATCGTTTGCCGGAGGCCAGCTTCAGCAAAGTCGCCCTCAACCGCCTGTCGGCCTACCACTGGCCGGGCAATGTCCGCGAGCTGCGCAATGTCTGCGAGCGCCTGTCGATCCTCCTGGCCGGGCGCGTGATCGAGGAAAACAACCTGCCCTCGGAAATCATCAACCGGGTGCCGGTGCAAAAGCCCTTGTTCGACCTGCCCGAACTCGGTATCGACCTGGAGAAGGTGGAGATGGACCTGATCCGCCAGGCCCTCAACCGCACCAACGGCAACCGCAGCCGCTCGGCGCGGCTGTTGGGGATTTCCAGGGATACCTTGTTGTACCGTATGCAGAAATATGGGATCAGCTAA
- a CDS encoding sulfite exporter TauE/SafE family protein, whose amino-acid sequence MVSFAPMHHFDETFSTSYLVALLMGLFSALHCLGMCGSIIGSLTLSLKREIREQKHLLMPFVFSYNLGRIASYSLGGLLAGLAEHMLSMPLGEGHGHRILQILSALIMAGAGLHIGGWFPRFAYIEKIGGTMWRRIEPYGRRLIPVETLPQAFVFGMVWGWLPCGLVYTALTLAATTGDVVRSTFTMFAFGLGTMPAVMGVGIMTSWMVRLSSMKKFRQATGITLIALALLAAFPWLNPMVRHSIGM is encoded by the coding sequence ATGGTATCTTTCGCGCCCATGCACCATTTCGACGAAACCTTCAGTACTTCCTACCTGGTCGCCCTGCTCATGGGGCTGTTCAGCGCCCTGCATTGCCTGGGGATGTGCGGTTCCATCATCGGTTCCCTCACCCTGAGCCTCAAGCGGGAAATCCGCGAGCAGAAGCATCTCCTGATGCCCTTCGTGTTCAGCTACAACCTCGGGCGGATCGCCAGCTACTCCCTGGGCGGGCTATTGGCCGGGTTGGCCGAGCATATGTTGAGCATGCCCTTGGGCGAGGGCCACGGCCACCGCATCCTACAAATCCTCTCCGCCCTGATCATGGCCGGGGCGGGCTTGCATATCGGCGGCTGGTTCCCGCGCTTCGCCTATATCGAAAAGATCGGCGGCACCATGTGGCGCAGGATCGAGCCTTATGGGCGGCGCTTGATCCCGGTCGAGACCCTGCCGCAGGCCTTCGTGTTCGGCATGGTCTGGGGTTGGCTGCCGTGCGGGCTGGTCTATACCGCCCTGACCTTGGCCGCGACCACGGGGGATGTGGTGCGCAGCACCTTCACCATGTTCGCTTTCGGACTCGGCACTATGCCCGCGGTAATGGGGGTCGGTATAATGACCTCTTGGATGGTGCGTTTATCCAGCATGAAAAAATTCCGCCAGGCGACGGGTATCACCTTGATCGCCCTGGCCCTATTGGCTGCGTTCCCCTGGTTGAATCCCATGGTGCGGCACTCGATAGGTATGTAA
- the norR gene encoding nitric oxide reductase transcriptional regulator NorR, translated as MKSRPASHPNISQANVDEAIRAAVLNLTAEVSMRERHLRFLEIFARVTGNQACALLRYREGALVPVATLGLSPEVLGRKFLPAEHPRLAAIVESRAPLRFPAHDPRPDPYDGWLAGDAHGKLQVHSCLGCGLYNENTLFGALTADALQAGVFDRIDDHVFQTFAAIATVALRYETYIGTLEDLARHRGQVAAELVNEALARSGPVLGQSPAMLKLDREIDIVAKSDLTVLLLGETGVGKEVLARIIHSRSARAGQALVYVNCAALPEALAESELFGHAKGAFSGAGSERAGKFELADGGTLFLDEVGELPLAIQAKLLRAVQFGEIQRPGSDKAHWADVRIIAATNRLLEEEVRAGRFRADLYHRLTMYPLRVPPLRERVEDIAVLAGHFLDRARVKLGLERLAMMPATIEALNRYAWPGNVRELEHAMLRAALRAAANRGGAVVLEPGDLDMAEVPVPGEGMPAREDMPLSVAVDDFQRRAILAALAAAGGNWAGAARRLGLDPGNLHRLARRLGIK; from the coding sequence ATGAAATCCCGGCCCGCTTCCCATCCGAATATTTCCCAAGCCAACGTCGATGAGGCCATCCGCGCCGCGGTGTTGAACCTGACCGCCGAGGTGTCGATGCGCGAGCGCCATCTCCGCTTCCTGGAAATCTTCGCCCGCGTCACAGGGAACCAAGCCTGCGCCCTGCTGCGCTACCGGGAAGGGGCCTTGGTGCCGGTGGCGACCTTGGGGCTTTCGCCCGAGGTGCTGGGCCGCAAGTTCCTCCCGGCGGAACATCCGCGCTTGGCGGCCATCGTCGAATCGCGCGCGCCGTTGCGCTTCCCCGCCCACGATCCCCGCCCCGATCCCTATGACGGTTGGTTGGCCGGGGATGCCCATGGCAAGTTGCAAGTCCATTCCTGCCTGGGCTGCGGCCTCTACAACGAAAACACCTTGTTCGGGGCGCTGACGGCGGACGCCTTGCAAGCCGGGGTGTTCGACCGCATCGACGACCACGTTTTCCAGACCTTCGCCGCCATCGCCACCGTGGCCCTGCGCTACGAAACCTATATCGGTACCTTGGAAGACCTCGCCCGCCATCGCGGCCAGGTCGCCGCTGAGTTGGTGAACGAGGCGCTGGCGCGGAGCGGCCCGGTGCTGGGCCAAAGCCCGGCCATGCTCAAGCTGGACCGCGAGATCGATATCGTCGCCAAGTCCGACCTGACCGTGCTGCTGCTGGGGGAAACCGGGGTGGGCAAGGAAGTCCTGGCGCGGATCATCCATTCCCGCTCGGCGCGGGCCGGCCAAGCCTTGGTCTATGTGAACTGCGCCGCCCTGCCGGAAGCCCTGGCCGAGAGCGAATTGTTCGGCCATGCCAAGGGCGCGTTCAGCGGGGCGGGGAGCGAGCGGGCCGGGAAGTTCGAACTGGCCGACGGCGGTACGCTGTTCCTGGACGAGGTGGGCGAGCTGCCCCTGGCGATCCAGGCCAAGCTGCTGCGGGCGGTGCAGTTCGGGGAAATCCAACGGCCCGGCTCGGACAAAGCGCACTGGGCCGATGTCAGGATCATCGCCGCCACCAACCGGCTTTTGGAAGAGGAGGTGAGGGCGGGCCGGTTCCGCGCCGATCTTTATCACCGGCTGACGATGTATCCCTTACGGGTGCCGCCGTTGCGCGAACGGGTGGAGGATATCGCGGTGCTGGCCGGACATTTCCTGGATCGGGCGCGGGTCAAGCTGGGCCTGGAACGCTTGGCGATGATGCCCGCCACCATCGAGGCGCTGAACCGGTATGCCTGGCCCGGCAATGTGCGCGAACTCGAACACGCCATGCTCCGCGCCGCCCTCCGGGCCGCGGCCAACCGGGGCGGGGCGGTGGTGCTGGAGCCGGGCGATCTGGATATGGCCGAGGTTCCGGTGCCCGGCGAAGGGATGCCCGCGCGGGAAGATATGCCATTGTCGGTGGCGGTGGACGATTTCCAGCGGCGCGCGATCCTCGCGGCCCTGGCGGCGGCCGGGGGTAACTGGGCCGGGGCGGCGCGGCGCTTGGGCTTGGACCCTGGCAATTTGCACCGGCTGGCGCGGCGCCTGGGTATCAAATAG
- a CDS encoding group I truncated hemoglobin, protein MSQNTPSLYEQLGGQAAVDAAVDIFYRKVLGDDRISHFFEGVDMDQQAAKQKAFLTMAFGGPHHYTGLDMRRGHAHLVAKGLDDSHVDAVIENLGGTLRDLGVAEGLIAQVAAIAESTRADVLGR, encoded by the coding sequence ATGTCGCAGAATACCCCCTCCCTGTACGAACAACTCGGCGGCCAAGCCGCCGTCGATGCCGCCGTCGATATCTTCTACCGCAAGGTGCTGGGCGACGACCGCATCAGCCATTTCTTCGAAGGCGTGGACATGGACCAGCAGGCCGCCAAGCAGAAAGCCTTCCTCACCATGGCCTTCGGCGGACCGCACCACTATACCGGGCTCGACATGCGGCGCGGCCATGCCCATCTGGTGGCGAAAGGCTTGGACGATAGCCATGTGGATGCCGTGATCGAGAACCTGGGCGGCACGCTGCGGGACCTGGGCGTCGCCGAGGGCCTCATCGCCCAGGTCGCGGCCATCGCCGAAAGCACCCGCGCCGACGTGCTGGGCCGCTAG
- a CDS encoding 2Fe-2S iron-sulfur cluster-binding protein produces the protein MAAIHYADQRFELEPGQSVLDGLTGQGVPVPSSCRAGVCQTCLMRSTEGTPPTAAQHGLKDSLKARNYFLACVCHPTQDLRVVLPDAEEDRQTATVRGLDLLGGGIMRVALECHAPLDYRPGQFINLFQGTGQVRSYSIASVPGLDDHIHLHVRRLAGGRVSGWVHGELRPGQTVTIQGPAGDCYYPSGTPGQPLLLIGTGSGLAPLYGIVRDALAQGHCGPIRLYHGSRAPEGLYLAEELRALAQRHAHFDYIPCLSGPDAPEGYAQGRVHEVALRDNPKLDGWRIFFCGHPEMVKLGKKKAFLAGAALRNIHADEFTVGPATEPGA, from the coding sequence ATGGCCGCGATCCATTACGCCGACCAGCGTTTTGAACTCGAACCGGGGCAATCGGTGTTGGATGGCCTAACCGGCCAGGGCGTGCCCGTGCCTTCGTCGTGCCGGGCGGGCGTCTGCCAAACCTGCCTGATGCGTTCCACCGAAGGCACGCCGCCAACCGCAGCCCAGCACGGCCTGAAAGACAGCCTCAAGGCCCGGAATTACTTCCTGGCCTGCGTCTGCCATCCCACGCAAGACCTGCGGGTGGTCCTGCCCGATGCGGAGGAAGACCGCCAGACCGCCACCGTGCGCGGCCTGGACCTTTTGGGCGGCGGGATCATGCGGGTGGCGCTGGAATGCCACGCGCCGCTGGATTACCGCCCCGGCCAATTCATCAACCTGTTCCAGGGCACCGGGCAGGTCCGCAGCTATTCCATCGCCAGCGTGCCGGGCTTGGACGACCATATCCACCTGCATGTGCGGCGCTTGGCCGGGGGCCGGGTGAGCGGCTGGGTCCACGGGGAACTGCGGCCCGGCCAGACCGTGACGATCCAGGGTCCGGCCGGCGATTGCTACTACCCGTCCGGCACGCCCGGACAGCCGCTGCTCTTGATCGGCACCGGGTCCGGGCTGGCCCCGTTGTACGGCATCGTCCGCGACGCGCTGGCCCAGGGCCATTGCGGGCCGATCCGGCTGTATCACGGCAGCCGCGCACCGGAAGGCCTGTATCTGGCCGAGGAACTGCGGGCTCTGGCCCAACGGCACGCCCATTTCGATTACATCCCCTGCCTGTCCGGGCCGGACGCGCCCGAGGGCTACGCCCAAGGCCGGGTCCACGAGGTGGCTTTGCGGGACAACCCCAAGCTCGACGGCTGGCGTATCTTCTTCTGCGGCCACCCGGAGATGGTCAAGCTGGGCAAGAAAAAAGCCTTCCTGGCCGGTGCCGCGCTACGGAATATCCACGCCGACGAATTCACGGTCGGACCCGCCACGGAACCGGGCGCATGA